One genomic region from Uloborus diversus isolate 005 chromosome 2, Udiv.v.3.1, whole genome shotgun sequence encodes:
- the LOC129216990 gene encoding uncharacterized protein LOC129216990, which translates to MSLSSSNLDLPSDWAVVSSPSESLEQEIGLESSTEVPSNSNDDMNVDSESTPNVGGSAVQDIAEETDSPNLNDSTSSSDIDIIDENALDDSPVKKEFVPPAFSISSSSESSSSSQTQQTPATETADAANQNEDNQNNWQSWVTFLMNCFDRAMGLIEIFRGNDMFRERNSLRTVMAILVLCLTVNVMKIQKDSKTADVADELQKLITELQLENKNLKNQVMLEMQNDKIFLALEEQMKELKNENVKLQEFILSLQKQSSTENKNKKETHNFYKKEINYLKEQINLLQFDNEELQKQLVRMRYGSYLSKTETGKEDMENEENSSEILSNEVKELRKDLQNEISKLKKLNELIEFLTKELQKSESKEKFSFGTKTDEKMHTDRKGSHWGWKNVKKNIEDYVQNIQQINISDLFSKYVSNSKIPLEDAFKNIGYFFKATQKEINSQKEYLKERWDNDFKATLEELGEKWSELKTQYFKMNDNTENAEENENSKPEFSNVFTDSYRNPEEIKPKTHHYQANDEMSRKRHFAEKYLQEKHRQDGKINEDDLQSKSWVFERAAERAKLRESDEEDESVNWFLRRKSTDEKEDEQKSRWF; encoded by the exons ATGTCATTGAGTTCCAGTAATTTGGATCTGCCAAGTGATTGGGCAGTTGTATCTTCACCATCTGAG TCACTTGAACAAGAAATTGGATTGGAAAGCAGTACTGAAGTACCGTCCAACAG CAATGATGATATGAATGTAGATTCTGAAAGTACGCCAAATGTTGGTGGTTCTGCAGTACAAGATATTGCTGAAGAAACTGATTCTCCAAACCTGAATGATAGCACTTCCTCTAGTGATATTGACATAATTGATGAAAATGCTTTGGATGATAGCCCGGTGAAGAAGGAGTTTGTCCCTCCTGCCTTCAGCATTAGTTCATCATCTG AAAGTAGCAGCAGTTCTCAAACTCAACAGACTCCTGCCACTGAAACTGCTGATGCTGCAAATCAGAATGAAGATAACCAGAATAACTGGCAAAGCTGGGTGACTTTCTTGATGAATTGTTTTGACCGTGCCATGggattgattgaaatatttcgTGGGAATGACATGTTTCGTGAAAGGAATAGTCTTCGTACTGTTATGGCAATCCTGGTCTTATGCTTAACAGTGAATGTAATGAAGATTCAAAAAG aCTCTAAAACAGCTGATGTTGCTGATGAATTGCAAAAGTTAATAACAGAGCTACAGTTGGAAAAcaagaatttgaaaaatcaggtaATGCTAGAAATGCagaatgacaaaatatttttagctttagAGGAACAAATGAAAGAGTTAAAGAATGAAAATGTGAAATTGCAAGAGTTCATATTATCTCTTCAAAAACAATCTTCCACTGAGAACAAGAATAAGAAAGAAAcacataatttttacaaaaaggaaaTCAACTATCTAAAAGAGCAGATCAATCTTCTCCAGTTTGATAATGAAGAACTTCAAAAACAGTTAGTTCGAATGAGGTATGGTAGTTATTTATCCAAAACTGAAACAGGAAAAGAAGATATGGAGAACGAAGAAAATTCTTCGGAAATTTTATCAAATGAAGTAAAAGAACTGAGAAAAGATTTGCAAAATGAAATATCCAAGCTAAAGAAGCTGAATGAGTTGATTGAATTCTTAACCAAAGAATTACAAAAATctgaaagtaaagaaaaattttcCTTTGGTACaaaaacagatgaaaaaatgCACACGGACAGAAAAGGATCTCATTGGGGCTggaaaaatgtgaagaaaaacatTGAGGATTATGTTCAAAATATTCAACAAATCAATATTTCAGAtctcttttcaaaatatgtcagCAACAGTAAAATACCCCTGGAAGACGCTTTTAAAAAcattggctattttttcaaagctACACAAAAGGAAATTAATTCCCAGAAAGAATATTTGAAAGAACGTTGGGATAATGATTTCAAAGCTACCCTTGAAGAATTGGGAGAAAAATGGTCTGAACTCAAGACACAGTACTTCAAAATGAACGATAATACAGAAAATgctgaagaaaatgaaaacagtAAGCCTGAATTCTCAAATGTCTTCACTGATAGTTATCGTAACCCTGAAGAAATTAAGCCCAAGACACACCATTACCAAGCAAACGATGAAATGTCCAGGAAACGCCATTTTGCTGAGAAATACCTTCAGGAAAAACATCGCCAAGATGGGAAAATCAATGAAGATGACTTGCAGTCTAAATCTTGGGTATTTGAAAGAGCTGCCGAGCGGGCTAAACTAAGAGAAAGCGATGAAGAGGATGAATCTGTTAACTGGTTTCTACGTAGAAAAAGCACAGATGAAAAAGAAGATGAGCAGAAGAGTCGatggttttga